The Lysobacter panacisoli genome includes a window with the following:
- a CDS encoding DUF4177 domain-containing protein, with amino-acid sequence MNWTYQVIEIVPRMLGPAVSERLQEELDRLGADGWELVSVMPVTPFDHLRAVLKRPA; translated from the coding sequence ATGAACTGGACCTACCAGGTGATCGAGATCGTGCCGCGCATGCTCGGTCCCGCCGTCAGCGAACGCCTGCAGGAAGAACTCGACCGCCTCGGCGCCGATGGCTGGGAACTGGTCAGCGTGATGCCGGTGACGCCGTTCGACCATTTGCGCGCGGTGCTCAAGCGCCCCGCCTGA
- a CDS encoding Arc family DNA binding domain-containing protein — protein sequence MSEKKAYPLRINAEVLAAAQRWADDELRSLNAQIEYVLRDALRKAGRLPNPPASDEESS from the coding sequence GTGAGCGAGAAGAAGGCCTATCCGCTGCGCATCAACGCCGAGGTGCTCGCCGCGGCGCAGCGTTGGGCCGACGACGAACTGCGCAGCCTCAACGCCCAGATCGAATACGTGCTGCGCGACGCGCTGCGCAAGGCCGGCCGCCTGCCGAATCCCCCTGCCTCCGATGAGGAATCTTCATGA